A section of the Salmo salar chromosome ssa05, Ssal_v3.1, whole genome shotgun sequence genome encodes:
- the LOC106605292 gene encoding synaptic vesicle glycoprotein 2A, translating to MDDGYGRDGRQDFIRGAKDIAKVVKKQAGKKVGRSVDKMADEYTKRSYKRFEEEDDDDDYPVQQSQDGDGYYRNDSRANDDEGGHSDSTEGHDEDDEIYEGEYQGIPRAESGKTVPVDGIAPQAQIRDLAQFEAERRKDQEELAQQYETILQECGHGKFQWTLYFVLGLALMADGVEIFVVGFVLPSAEKDMCLSEESKGMLGLIVYLGMMVGAFLWGGLADRIGRRQTLLISLSINSVFAFFSSFVQGYSSFLLCRLLSGVGIGGSIPIVFSYYSEFLAQEKRGEHLSWLCMFWMIGGIYASAMAWAIIPHYGWSFQMGSAYQFHSWRVFVLVCAFPSVAAISALTTMPESPRFFLENGKHDEAWMILKQVHDTNMRAKGYPERVFSVTTIKTVKQMDELVDMGEGTAWYQRWRMKLADLFNQVWSNFLAIFSPEYCRTTLMMMAVWFSMSFSYYGLTVWFPDMIKYLQKQEYSSRTKVFIKEKVEHVTFNFTLENQVHRNGEYFNNKFMNLKMKSMVFEDSLFEECYFEDITSSNTFFKNCTFIATLFYNTDLFKYRLINSKLVNSTFLHNKEGCMLSDFSDENSAYMIYFVSFLGTLAVLPGNIVSALLMDKIGRLRMLAGSSVISCVSCFFLSFGNSESAMIALLCLFGGISIASWNALDVLTVELYPSDKRCTAFGFLNALCKLAAVLGISIFTSFVGITKAVPILFASGALAAGSFLAFKLPETRGQVLQ from the exons ATGGACGACGGCTATGGACGAGACGGACGGCAGGACTTCATCCGCGGCGCCAAAGACATCGCCAAGGTGGTGAAGAAGCAGGCGGGCAAGAAGGTGGGCCGCAGCGTGGACAAAATGGCCGACGAGTACACCAAGCGCTCATACAAGCGCTTCGAGGAAGAGGACGATGATGACGACTACCCCGTGCAGCAGAGCCAAGATGGCGACGGCTACTACCGCAACGACAGCCGGGCCAACGACGACGAGGGCGGCCACAGCGACTCCACGGAAGGTCACGACGAAGACGATGAGATCTACGAGGGCGAGTACCAGGGAATCCCCCGGGCAGAGTCCGGCAAAACGGTTCCGGTGGACGGGATTGCCCCCCAAGCTCAGATCAGGGACCTGGCCCAGTTCGAGGCGGAGAGGAGGAAGGATCAGGAGGAGCTGGCCCAGCAGTACGAGACGATCCTGCAGGAGTGTGGCCATGGGAAGTTCCAGTGGACGCTGTACTTTGTGCTGGGGCTGGCGCTGATGGCGGACGGTGTGGAGATCTTCGTGGTGGGCTTTGTGCTGCCCAGCGCAGAGAAGGACATGTGTCTGTCAGAGGAAAGCAAGGGCATGTTGG gcctTATTGTGTACCTGGGGATGATGGTGGGGGCCTTCCTGTGGGGCGGCCTGGCCGACCGGATCGGACGGCGACAGACCCTcctcatttctctctccatcaACAGCGTGTTtgccttcttctcctccttcgtTCAAGGATACAGCTCCTTCCTTTTATGCCGTCTGCTCTCCGGCGTGGG catCGGTGGTTCCATCCCCATTGTGTTCTCCTACTACTCTGAGTTCCTGGcccaggagaagagaggagagcaccTCAGCTGGCTCTGCATGTTCTGGATGATCGGTGGCATCTACGCCTCTGCCATGGCCTGGGCCATCATCCCCCACTATG GCTGGAGTTTCCAGATGGGCTCTGCGTACCAGTTCCACAGCTggcgtgtgtttgtgttagtgtgtgcctTCCCCTCTGTGGCAGCCATCTCTGCCCTCACCACAATGCCCGAGAGCCCCCGCTTCTTCCTGGAG AATGGGAAACACGATGAGGCTTGGATGATTCTGAAACAGGTCCATGACACCAACATGAGGGCGAAGGGCTACCCAGAGAGGGTCTTCTct GTGACCACCATCAAGACAGTTAAGCAGATGGATGAGCTGGTGGACATGGGAGAGGGCACCGCCTGGTACCAGAGATGGAGGATGAAGCTGGCTGACCTGTTCAACCAG GTGTGGAGCAACTTCCTGGCCATATTCTCTCCTGAGTACTGTCGCACCACTCTCatgatgatggctgtgtggttctCTATGTCGTTCAG tTACTATGGGCTGACGGTGTGGTTCCCTGACATGATCAAGTATCTCCAGAAGCAGGAGTACTCCTCGCGCACCAAGGTCTTCATCAAGGAGAAGGTGGAGCACGTCACCTTCAACTTCACCCTGGAGAACCAGGTGCACCGCAACGGAGAGTACTTCAACAACAA gtTTATGAATCTGAAGATGAAGTCCATGGTGTTCGAGGATTCTCTGTTTGAGGAGTGCTACTTTGAAGACATCACCTCCAGCAACACCTTCTTCAAGAACTGCACCTTCATCGCCACCCTCTTCTACAACACAG ATCTGTTCAAGTACAGGCTGATCAACAGCAAACTGGTCAACAGCACCTTCCTGCACAACAAGGAGGGCTGCATGCTTAGCGACTTCAGCGACGAGAACAGTGCCTACATGATTTACTTTGTCAGCTTCCTGGGCACCCTGGCCGTGTTGCCTGGCAACATTGTGTCGGCGCTGCTCATGGACAAGATCGGACGGCTGAGGATGCTGG cgGGCTCCAGTGTGATCTCTTGTGTCAGCTGTTTCTTCCTGTCGTTCGGCAACAGCGAGTCGGCCATGATCGCTCTGCTCTGTCTGTTCGGGGGCATCAGCATCGCCTCCTGGAACGCCCTGGACGTGCTGACGGTGGAGCTCTACCCCTCTGACAAGAG